acaaaaaggtcacTATATGAAATACAATATCATGAGTTGAAGTAAATcaaatcatgttttattgtaCCAAGAACAGCCTGATTTTCAGCATGAGATGATGGGTGCCAGGGGACACTTACCACTAACTGCCAGTATCGCAGCCAGGaagttgcttggttggttgatgtTACCTTCCTGATAGACATACTCCTCATTCGCACGAATCTCATTGGGCAGGTGGCTGCAGGAAGACgtgaaaagacaaaatttaGGAGGTTTGCCCCGTGCTAATCAAATGCAACTTTTGTAGATTTTACCTCAAGTATTAACATGCAACTTTTCTCCAAtaagacatgttaaattcatattgtgatCTACAAAATCATGCCAGAAGTCCCAGGTTTGAAACTTACGTGAAATTTGCTTGTGGGAAGGTGAAAGGACTTGCATTAGGTTGGATCAGCAATCCGTTCATCTGGAGgttgaagcagaaataaagaggtgagtgaaaatgttacagctggACACCAGTTTAGTACTGTCAGGGTCTCTGCAGAGAATGTTCTGGTCTACGATTAAAGTCTGTTTGTTGCTACTTTACTGTGCTGCGTGCGGACAGGCTAGGCTTACCAGCTTGTTGACCGAGTCCTGAATGCGCGCTTGCGTCTCCGTCCTGAGATTAACATTCTCTGGAAAGGTCACGTCATTGATCTTGTAGGCCAGGCTCAAAGCGAAGGAATTATCTGATaaccctgaaaaagaaatgattggaaggatattcttcaaaaacaaatttgggtttgactttttattgtaacacgTCAAAGCATTCAGTTTGTATCACTGAGGTAACACCATCATCTGTAACGATGTCGCTGTATGAAGAATTCTCAACTTCAATAAATAATCTTTTGACAGAGTCACActctataaaatgataaaaagataatataacattgaataatattcttgctgcactttttaaataaggtccaatgaaagtactgaattaaagatggctgaaaaatgCAGAGGAACACTTGCAAAGacggggtgtgtggatgtgttacgTACGCTCATATGTGAGATTCTGCACCCTCACGGTATCATTCAGCCggatttcatcaccattcaagaaaggactgccctttgccagaacatcactctcactggggacggtgttgttggtgtggaacacaagtcggacatagataaaaactggacccacactgcagaaacacatggagatGACATTAGGATTAGAAGTCCAGCAAACCACAGATTTGACAAAGAAATGATTTCACAAGGAAGACCCCAACACTAAAACGAAACATAAAGatggaaacatacactgtacgtggagctgctgtggtggtcacTGCTGGAGAATTCGTTGTGGCAATCACAGGGGAAGCTGTAGTGGTTGTAGGACCTTAAAGTACAGAAACAATGagacactgaaatgaaccaaGCAAGAGTGGTCAGTTCTCACAAAATGAGAAGGTCACTCtatcaaatacaatatcatGAGTTGAACTACAGaaagtcatgttttatgatgtaagAACAGCATGATTTTCAGTATGAGATGATGGGTGCCAGGGGACACTTACCACTAACTGCCAGTATCGCAGCCAGGaagttgcttggttggttgatgtcaCCTTCCTGATAGACATACTCCTCATTCGCACCAATCTCATTGGGCAGGTGGCTGCAGGAAGACgtgaaaagacaaaatttaGGAGGTTTGCCCCGTGCTAATCAAATGCAACTTTTGTAGATTTTACCTCAAGTATTAACATGCAACTTTTCTCCAAtaagacatgttaaattcatattgtgatCTACAAAATCATGCCAGAAGTCCCAGGTTTGAAACTTACGTGAAATTTGCTTGTGGGAAGGTGAAAGGACTTGCATTAGGTTGGATCAGCAATCCGTTCATCTGGAGgttgaagcagaaataaagaggtgagtgaaaatgttacagctggACACTAATTTAGTACTGTCAGGGTCTCTGTAGAGAATGTTCTGGTCTACGATTAAAGTCTGTTTGTTGCTACTTTACTGTGCTGCGTGCGGACAGGCTAGGCTTACCAGCTTGTTGACCGAGTCCTGAATGCGCGCTTGCGTCTCCGTCCTGAGTGTAACATTCTCTGGAAAGGTCACGTCATTGATCTTGTAGGCCAGGCTCAAAGCGAAGGAATTATCTGATAtccctgaaaaagaaatgattggaaggatattcttcaaaaacaaatttgggtttgactttttattgtaacacgTCAAAGCATTCAGTTTGTATCACTGAGGTAACACCATCATCTGTAACGATGTCTCTGTATGAAGAATTCTCAACTTCAATAAATAATCTTTTGACAGAGTCACAttctataaaatgataaaaagataatataacattgaataatattcttgctgcactttttaaataaggtccaatgaaagtactgaattaaagatggctgaaaaatgCAGAGGAACACTTGCAAAGacggggtgtgtggatgtgtgacgTACGCTCATATGTGAGATTCTGCACCCTCACGGTATCATTCAGCCGGATTTCATCAACATTCAGGAAAGGACTGCCCTTTGCCAGAACATCACTCTCACTGGggacggtgttgttggtgtggaacacaagtcggacaaagataaacactggacccacactgcagaaacgCATGGAGATGACATTAGGATTAGAAGTCCAGCAAACCACAGATTTGACAGAAATGATTTCACAAGGAAGACCCCAACACTAAAACGAAACATAAAGatggaaacatacactgtacgtggagctgctgtggtggtcacTGCTGGAGAATTCGTTGTGGCAA
This region of Anguilla anguilla isolate fAngAng1 chromosome 5, fAngAng1.pri, whole genome shotgun sequence genomic DNA includes:
- the LOC118227473 gene encoding uncharacterized protein LOC118227473, with protein sequence MNGLLIQPNASPFTFPQANFTHLPNEIGANEEYVYQEGDINQPSNFLAAILAVSGPTTTTASPVIATTNSPAVTTTAAPRTVVGPVFIFVRLVFHTNNTVPSESDVLAKGSPFLNVDEIRLNDTVRVQNLTYERISDNSFALSLAYKINDVTFPENVTLRTETQARIQDSVNKLMNGLLIQPNASPFTFPQANFTHLPNEIGANEEYVYQEGDINQPSNFLAAILAVSGPTTTTASPVIATTNSPAVTTTAAPRTVVGLSDNSFALSLAYKINDVTFPENVNLRTETQARIQDSVNKLL